The proteins below come from a single Streptomyces sp. MRC013 genomic window:
- the rplD gene encoding 50S ribosomal protein L4, giving the protein MSTIDILSPAGDKAGTVELPAEIFDAKTSVPLIHQVVVAQLAAARQGTHKTKTRGEVRGGGKKPYRQKGTGRARQGSTRAPQFAGGGVVHGPVPRDYSQRTPKKMKAAALRGALSDRARHSRIHVVTGVVEGEISTKAAKTLFGKISERKNLLLVAERSDEAAWLSARNLPQVHILEPGQLNTYDVLVSDDVVFTKAAFESFVSGAPVSGRNVETEGSDV; this is encoded by the coding sequence CCGCGGAGATCTTCGACGCGAAGACCAGCGTTCCGCTGATCCACCAGGTCGTCGTCGCACAGCTGGCCGCTGCCCGCCAGGGCACGCACAAGACCAAGACCCGTGGCGAAGTCCGCGGCGGTGGCAAGAAGCCCTACCGCCAGAAGGGCACCGGCCGCGCCCGTCAGGGTTCGACCCGCGCCCCGCAGTTCGCCGGTGGTGGCGTCGTCCACGGCCCCGTGCCGCGCGACTACTCCCAGCGGACCCCCAAGAAGATGAAGGCCGCCGCCCTGCGCGGTGCCCTCTCCGACCGGGCCCGCCACTCCCGCATCCACGTCGTCACCGGCGTGGTCGAGGGTGAGATCTCCACCAAGGCCGCCAAGACGCTGTTCGGCAAGATCTCGGAGCGCAAGAACCTGCTCCTGGTCGCCGAGCGCTCCGACGAGGCCGCGTGGCTCTCCGCCCGCAACCTGCCCCAGGTGCACATCCTGGAGCCGGGCCAGCTGAACACGTACGACGTGCTCGTCTCCGACGACGTGGTCTTCACCAAGGCCGCCTTCGAGTCCTTCGTGTCCGGCGCCCCGGTCTCTGGTCGGAACGTTGAGACCGAAGGGAGCGACGTCTGA